The window GATCATGGACTCGTAGCGGAGGACGCTGAAGAGGCGGGTGATGAAGGCGAGGACGTAGACCAAGCAGAGGATGGAGACTCGGATCAGGAGCTCCTGCTGCTTGGTCTTCAGTTTTAGGGTTTTGAACGAGAAGTTGCCGAGGAGACCTGACATGGATGTGGCTAGGGGCGGAGATTGGCCGGTTTTCGTGGTGGCTGTGGCGTTGAGGGGCTCCGTTTTTCCGACCATGATGTTGGTGTTTCGTTTGAGAAAGAAACGAACTGGAGCGAACTGAATTTCAGGGGTTTGCACTTTTCAGTTGCGTTTCACTTGTACACTTAAAAGTGGTAGGAGTGACATTTTAGGGATGACACAAGCACGAAAGACAAGGATCAAGGATCAGGAAGGGGATCTGCTCCTGCGATTACAAGTGCGATCACAGGGACGACACAAGCACGACAGACAAGGATCAAGGATCAGGAAGGGGATCTGCTCCTGCGATTACGAGTGCCATCACTCGCCGCGACGCAACTTGTTTAGGAGAATCTCCCGCAGGTCAAACATTAACAGTGTTGGACTTGGATATTTTGGGCTCTTGCTTTATTTGGGCTGGCTGGGCCCTCGAATTGGGATTTCCTTTTTACTATGATGTCTTCGTCTCACGGAGACAAGGTTAGGTATCTGCCTTGCTACAGCGAGGGAAAGAGTATCTCTCTGGAGAGAGAAGGAAGTAAGAAGTTCCTAGTTGGAAGGGTTAGGGCAAACATCGAATTCTCAATTTCCAACTCGTCAATCAGAATTGAGAGATTCAGGGAGAAGGaaagatgttcttccatataGTGCTGGAGAGGAACATGCAGCTTCATCCTCGCCACTTTGGCCGCAATCTCCGTGAAAATCTCGTTTCCAAGCTCATGAAAGATGTCGAAGGCACTTGCAGgttgtcctctctctctctctctctctctctctctcttcggcTTTATTTTTTCTTGTATTGTTTGCTTTATGCTGTTGGGTTATGCATTACACGTCAGAACacgaaaacaaaccaaaagttgCTTCTTGTCGATCCTTTACCACGTTCTTTTCTCCTATCCAATTCAATATTGACATTCAAGTGCTTTACTTAGTGTCTTTCAAACCAAATATATGGCAGATTCTCCATCACGGGTTGGGATGGATCTAGTAGTTGATATGAATACTTTTTGTGCAGTGGTCAACATGGATTTGTGGTTGCAATTACGGGCATAGAAAACATTGGGAAAGGGATGATTCGTGATGGGACAGGCTTCGTCTCATTCCCCATCAAGTACCAGTGTGTTGTTTTCAGACCATTCAAAGGAGAGATCTTAGAAGCTGTTGTTACCATGGTCAACAAGGTATGCTTTTCCTCTTTCACCTATTAACGTTTTATCATCAGTGTTCTTACTTTGCTTTTGCAAGCTCTTGTATTCTGTATAATACTAACTGCAGAAAATGTAATGTCATCTCCAAATTTTATAGATGGGATTCTTTGCTGAGGCTGGTCCTGTTCAAATCTTTGTTTCGAACCACGTAAGTATCTCTTCCCCCTTTGATTATTCTGAGCAGTGATAAGCATTATCCATATCTTGTTAGAAAACTTTGTTTTCCATAATGTTATCGAGTACAAAGTTGTAAACTTTTGCAAGGACTTGGGTTGTATTGTTGCTAtgttattcttttacctttgcCGTCATTTACCCCCTTCCTTCCAAATAACAAGTTCTACTCaactttttaaataaaatgtcaGTCTAAAGAATGATATACTTTTAAGTTAGTCAATCTTGTATCTTTCTTTAAAACATAATCTATGTTGTATTTTGGCTTTGTCACCCAACCGGTGATGGCCAGCACGCCTCGAGTTCGGTCCTCACTGGAAACTAGTGTCGAGGTGTGGCATAAGTAGTGGTCTACTAGTCTTTTATACAAAGGAATAATTCTCATAAGCAATAATTCTATGAGATTTGTACTTTCTCAACTTCTTTGGATTATAGGTTTCTGGTTTTTGGAGTTTAAAGAGTACTTGTTTCTTTTGCTGTCTCAGTTAATGGGTTAAACTAACATGTCATAATCATTATGTTTTCCATATACAGTGTATGTTAATGTCCTCATCTTGTTTTGTAGTTGATACCGGATGACATGGAGTTCCAGATTGGGGATATGCCAAACTATACAACATCAGATGGATCAGTATGCTTCTGTTTCAAATGATTCTCAGCTGTTTCTTTTAGCTTAGATTTATACGGTTAAACATTGATTTCTTGTTATTTTGCAGGTTAAGATTCAGAAAGACAGCGAAGTGCGATTAAAGATAATTGGAACCCGAGTAGATGCTACTGAAATTGTATACCCTCAATCTGTTTTCTCTTCTCTCCGTGACTTGTATGTTTTGCCATTTTCCTTGTACTGTCCAAGTGATTCAGCTTTAGTTATGGACGAAAAGGGTAGGGTGAGGATGATTTAGAGGCGTAAAGTAGCAGCGTCATCCTAGCCTTCTAGGAATGGTCCTGTTTACCCTTGATTAGTCAGCGTGTcatattttgaattttcaacACTAAATCATACTGAATGTGGTGTGGTGGGATGATCATCATGATCCAACCCTACATTCTGATGAATTTCCTGCTTGTTTGATCCTGGTTCTCCGCCATAGTCAGTTTTTTACGCATTTAGTTTCTTAGAGCCTGGCTGAAGCCACTTCTATAGAAAGGGGCTAGAATCGTTTTGTCCTTCATGATATTTAGcgtctttttgtttgtttctgaTACTAGTTTTTCCCTCTAATTTTGCAGTTCTGCATTGGCACCATAAAGGACGATTTCTTGGGTGTGATAAACGATCCTACGACTGCTTAATGAAGTTGGGATATTGTGGGCATAGACATTTGCCCGTTTGCCTTGTGGCATTTGAACTGTTGCATAGCCGAGTAGCGTGGAATTTTTGTGTTTAACTGGCGGAACGTTTAGACTTGCCTTGTAATCCTAGAACAGATAAAACCATTCTTGAATTTGTGTACATTCTAATCTTATATTTACTAGTCACAACAGTACTAATTcatgttttattgttttgtGATCGGTCGATTTGTACATAGTATTTCGTCTAAATTGCATAGATCATCCCTGTGGTCCAGAGTAAGTCTCAGACTTGGTGAAGTCCGTtgccatttagtactacggtcaaGTGATATTTCTCATCACTTATTAtgagtgagaagtcttaggtttaAGTCTCgttaaaggtgaatttgaaggatttggatcctctcctgagcccaaggagaggatcctcctgaccacgAAGTGTGAGCAGTTGTTTTCATTCAACGGTTACAAATATGGGGttcttttaaagttataataattataactgttaaatgaaaatccaacggcttaCACTCCTTGGTCAAGAGGATCCTTTCCTTGGgcttaggagaggatccaaatccgaaTTTGAACTGCATAATTGATAGCCCATTATGAACCTTATTTCACTTCCACCCCCTTgtgtgttgtttgttaaaaaaaaaaaatcaagatttcTATCCAAGCCTTGTCATTTGTTGTTCACGTGTAGGGTAATAGTCCTTTCACGCTTAAATCGAAGTAACTTGTGAAAACTAAGGGTCTGTTTGGTATTCtatatgaaattttttatcatttctcaaaacatatCTTAAGaatatttcttgaaaacaattttctttaagactaaaaaatttgattggtttgcgatttaaaatttttaaatattacGGCTTAAATTAGACAAATAGATATAAAAAGAGAGGGATGGAGGaaagggagaaagaggagaaatgaggaaagaaagtaagagataattgaaagaaagaaaaataagataGATGATCGGACGAGAtaaagaggaagaggagtgagagaaagaacaaTTTTTTCATTGTGATCGGAACACAGGGGGgtgatacaccacgtgtttttatataagtggtgagaaattttattttttaagttaaactttttaacacacatatctcactatttgtataatgacacgtggtgtaccaccctgTATACTGATCACACtgaaaattttctcaaaaataaccgagagaatgaagagagcaGATTGGATGAGAGAcaaaaagggtaaaaaaaaaaaagagtgggagagagatagatttggaatgagaggggaggagagagagagaaaataaatgagtgagtttagagcaagtccaccccaaAGGGTAGGTCGACTCACAGTCCACAAAATGGCCCGGCAGGCATAAAAAGTGCTTCAACCCAGCCTAATAGGCTGGGAATAGGCTGACACACAGCCCAAGCCGTCCTATAAGGTGGCCCAAAATGTGTAGAGCCAAGGCCCGGCCTATGTGACATCATGCTGATACTAGTGTGACGTCACATgccatttcaattttttttgcgCTTCGCGTGTGGAAAACACGCGCACGTGGTCACGAGTGGCCGACAACATCGCAGAGGTGGGGCCCACTATGCAGGAGCACTATGGTGTTCTTCCGTGTGGATACGTGGCACAATGAGGATCGTTGGATTTCCAGCGGCTATTTTTttgagccgttggatttccaacggtaaaaaaaattgaaattgaaatttaatggCTACTGACATGGCACAATGAGGACCATTCGATTTTTAGATCAACAGTCCagattttttgaccaaaaaacttaaaaaaaaataaattaaatgttagaaattaataatatttttttataaagtcagaaattaaaaatcaaattaatttttttattattttataataaaaattaataatattttaataaaattgactagccTATTTAGTTTTAGGGTTGGATATGCATTTGGCCAATTAAACTGTTTAtggggtctattactgttcactgaaTGAATTAAATAGGTTGAATGAATTGTTCATTAGATTtaagtagagtaccaaacagATTTTAAAAGTTTAGCAAGGCAGGAGTTGGCTTCTAAAGTGGTTAGAAGCATTATCTATGCATCAGAGGTTTCTTCTACCATTTTTCACATCCCAATGCGGTTGTAAAGTCTGGCCAAAACACTtcgaataaaaattaaaaaaaaaaaaaaaaaaaaagtctggcCAAAGCACATGAGAGTGGTTCTATAAGGAagacaattattttatttggacACTCATAGGGTTTTGCAAACAAAACGGATGCATTTTGCCActgttaacaaaaaaaaattgaagagaaagcATTCATAATTATAGAAGAAAAATGgatgtccaaaaaaaaaaaaattaaccagtAAAAGAAGGGTTTCTTTACTTGTGGCCTAGTGAATATCATTTAGGGTAAATTGTCAAAATtgttcatgagatttgcataactcatcactttggtccctgagattccaaatcgataaaagtggttcctaagattgtccaccatccatcattttggtcattccgttaaaaactcagTTAAGTGTCACAGAGCTCTTGGCCATAAGTTTAggtaattttcaaagctttgtaactcaatcgtttcttaaccaaattcgacccataatatatcaaagtgacgataggaaagtgtagaataagattatacctatttcgaaacccaatggttgccggagatttccggaaaatagcctcaaagttaactggtccgagtgaaaacttggaaactcgccggaaactgggtaaactttaaacgttcataacttcttcaatactcaactaaatcaaatgattcaaaaacgaaaatcatacttctcaacgagacgaagagaatggtaccttttttgaaGGCTAACTcttcgtggtttggccggaaaacggcttgAAGTGattgtcttggtctcgagttagccacttttaaGCCTTTTGTATTAGTAATTTAGTGCCAGTAACAATCTCTAATAAGGTCAACAAACGTAAGAGGTCAAAGGGTATTGCTATCCGTAAACCCAGTTTTACCTCCCATACACCTTTGTTAATTTCattcattgatcttcttcaatt is drawn from Malus domestica chromosome 14, GDT2T_hap1 and contains these coding sequences:
- the LOC103455700 gene encoding DNA-directed RNA polymerase II subunit RPB7-like, giving the protein MFFHIVLERNMQLHPRHFGRNLRENLVSKLMKDVEGTCSGQHGFVVAITGIENIGKGMIRDGTGFVSFPIKYQCVVFRPFKGEILEAVVTMVNKMGFFAEAGPVQIFVSNHLIPDDMEFQIGDMPNYTTSDGSVKIQKDSEVRLKIIGTRVDATEIFCIGTIKDDFLGVINDPTTA